A segment of the Trifolium pratense cultivar HEN17-A07 linkage group LG7, ARS_RC_1.1, whole genome shotgun sequence genome:
aatcttacactccatttaattacttttttatttattataattaacaaatttatttgttaaaacTAATTTTATGTATCTTTTTGTTTAAGTAATTTAGTAAttaaaatttcaccttttatAATGAATAAATGAGAGTACCATAAATTTCAATTTCTGCatgttatatataatattgCTGTCAACTAAAGTTACTTTAAATTAAATACCATGTGTATTACCATCAATAATAAGACATTatacaaaaaattatcaaaaataaaaacatgtgtgaaaatataattttgttaaaaaaatgtctgaCTAAATGAATAAAACATGTCTCCTACGTGTCCACGTGAGAAGaagtaaaattacaaaaaaagccaatatataattttattaatttgatttcatGGCTTCATTGAATACCACTCAAAATGCTAAAACAACAGCCTCAAATTTTTGTACAACACATTCTGTCTTTCTCTTTCTCCAATATCTTTGAAAAACCATTGCATTTCAGCATTCAAATTCAATGGCTTTTCCTCTATGCAATCTCAATCTCAATCTTTCTCTTTTATCTCAATCCAAATCAAGATTCAATGACAAACCCTTTCACCATACACTTTCATCTTCAAAACCCATTTCTCAATGCTCTTTATTCCtcacttcatcttcttcttcttcacttcaAAGTTCAAAAGTTGCTCAGGTGAATACACCATCATTAGCTACTCAAGATAAACAAAATCAGCATCAGAAAGATGAATTCTATCTAAATCTTGGTCTGGCTGTTAGGACCCTTCGTGAGGATATGCCCTTGATCTTCATCAAAGACCTTAATTATGATATTTATAGGTAATTTTCTCATCTGGGTATGTAAATTTTATTCATTTGGATTTGAATTTATGGTTTTTAATTGGAATTATGTTATTTCTGAGTTAGGAAATAGGGTTTATCAAAGACCTTAATTATAACATTTACTTATGTGTGATTTTCTCATCTGTTTGTTTAAAGTATCTTCCTTTGTTTGTgaatttatgatttttaattGGAATTATGTTATTTCTGAgtggaaaaaaattgatttttttttttgtgcaaaaatgaaaatttgggtTTATCAAAGACCTCAATTATAccaatagttagttggtccagtggtgattggcgctggaCTTGGACCACAgtttgatccccgcaactgcgatcgggaggggatGAAACCACTTGATTCCAGAAATATGACCCTCGAACCTGATTAAGCGGTCCGGTGGGccggtggtgaaaacaaaaaaataattggttTTTTAATGTGGAATTAAGGTTTTTCTCATCTGGGTGTTTAAATTCTCTTCCTTTGAATGTGAATTTATGGTTTTTAATGTGGAATTAAGGTTTttcttattgaaaaaaaattggatttttaatGTTGGGTTTGGTATTTTCAGGGATGATGTAACATTCCTGGACCCTTTGAACACATTTACCGGTATTGAAAAGTACAAATTGATCTTCTGGGCATTGAGGTTTCATGGTAGAATTTTGTTTCGCGAGATTGGTTTGGACGTATACAGAATATGGCAGCCTTCAGAGAATGTGATATTGATCAGGTGGAACTTGAGGGGTGTTCCTAGAGTTCCATGGGAGGCTAAAGGTGAATTTCAGGGTACTTCGCGGTATAAATTGGATAGAAATGGGAAAATTTATGAACACAAAGTTGATAATTTGGCATTCAATTTCCCTCAAAAGATGATGAAACCGGTTTCGGTTTTGGATTTGGTTACTGCTTGCCCTGCAAGTCCAAATCCAACATTTTTATGGGGTCCTTTGGATTCAAACTCTTGTTCGTGGATAGAGTTTTATCAGGCTGTTAAGGGCACATTGGATCAAGAAAGACAGTTATTACCACAAGATGGTTTGGCTACATGTTCATAGTGGCCGATCACTTAGCGAATTGTTTCGTTTTCTTTTACAATGTATAGTATACATTTTAATAGGTTAGATATAATGAACTCGGTTAGTAGCATGAAATGTTTCTCTCAATAGACAAGAGTGTATATAGATAGGATGAAGAAGAGTTCAAGTTGCACATTCTATATGCTATACAGATAGAGATGGAGAAACTTCATATGTTTGGTATGTTTATGTTTATACATATATGAGGTAGATTTATATG
Coding sequences within it:
- the LOC123896750 gene encoding uncharacterized protein LOC123896750, yielding MAFPLCNLNLNLSLLSQSKSRFNDKPFHHTLSSSKPISQCSLFLTSSSSSSLQSSKVAQVNTPSLATQDKQNQHQKDEFYLNLGLAVRTLREDMPLIFIKDLNYDIYRDDVTFLDPLNTFTGIEKYKLIFWALRFHGRILFREIGLDVYRIWQPSENVILIRWNLRGVPRVPWEAKGEFQGTSRYKLDRNGKIYEHKVDNLAFNFPQKMMKPVSVLDLVTACPASPNPTFLWGPLDSNSCSWIEFYQAVKGTLDQERQLLPQDGLATCS